From Variovorax sp. J2L1-78, the proteins below share one genomic window:
- a CDS encoding EAL domain-containing protein produces the protein MPIETLPEQIDTDPLALRCQPIVDLNRVVVVGHHLHLPGRWGTRLPAAPSRAPAGATGFDGASSTTLLIVAPGAAALHEAAACPTARWTQKLLAALGTPRAPLIIDVSAAVHACSDADLRGIVTALRRQGLRWAIGQLGDESTHVRLWAELGPDYMLIDSALTRGIARSMRRLEVARAVAALGRAMGSTLIATGVADPDDLAALRDMGVPYAQGPLLVGVATADAPTQALAPAVQDALHGPAPDMDSPQAQGSLKTVLRSLPMVDAPTVPWHTVNDEVFALFESHMDLQALPVVEDGRPVALIGRLAFMNAYARPRFRETSGRASCRALANTSPHIVELDAEVQELVAALMASDPRYLSEGFIVTENGRYAGLGRADQLLRAVTELRVEAARHANPLTFLPGNIPISIHIEQLLIDNIPFVACYGDLNNFKAFNDHYGYWRGDEMIRLLARIAVRNADPTRDFVGHIGGDDFLVLFQSTDWKQRCLRMIDQFESAAMRLYDDSELEAGGIEGEDRHGVLRFFGFTTLSVGALLVAPGDFEDAQDVANAAALAKHEAKLGATGLTIREAGGPVV, from the coding sequence ATGCCCATCGAAACCCTGCCCGAACAGATCGACACGGATCCGCTCGCGCTCCGCTGCCAGCCCATCGTCGACCTGAACCGGGTCGTCGTCGTGGGCCACCATCTGCACCTGCCGGGCCGATGGGGTACGCGGCTGCCCGCGGCGCCGAGCCGCGCGCCGGCCGGTGCCACAGGTTTCGATGGCGCGAGCAGCACCACCCTGCTGATCGTGGCGCCCGGCGCGGCCGCGCTGCACGAAGCGGCCGCATGCCCGACCGCCCGCTGGACCCAGAAGCTGCTCGCCGCGCTCGGCACGCCCCGGGCGCCGCTGATCATCGACGTGAGCGCGGCCGTCCACGCGTGCTCGGACGCCGACCTGCGTGGCATCGTCACCGCCCTGCGCCGCCAGGGCTTGCGCTGGGCCATCGGCCAGCTGGGTGACGAGTCCACCCACGTCCGGCTGTGGGCGGAGCTCGGCCCGGACTACATGCTGATCGACAGCGCCCTCACCCGCGGGATCGCCCGTTCGATGCGGCGCCTCGAGGTCGCCCGCGCGGTGGCGGCGCTCGGACGCGCCATGGGCAGCACGCTCATCGCCACCGGCGTGGCCGACCCCGACGACCTCGCCGCGCTGCGCGACATGGGCGTGCCGTATGCGCAAGGGCCGCTGCTCGTCGGCGTCGCGACCGCCGACGCCCCCACGCAGGCGCTGGCCCCGGCCGTGCAGGACGCCCTGCATGGCCCGGCCCCCGACATGGATTCGCCGCAGGCGCAGGGGTCGCTCAAGACCGTGCTGCGCAGCCTGCCCATGGTCGACGCGCCCACGGTGCCGTGGCACACGGTCAACGACGAGGTCTTCGCCCTCTTCGAATCGCACATGGACCTTCAGGCGCTGCCGGTGGTGGAGGACGGGCGGCCGGTCGCACTGATCGGGCGCCTCGCCTTCATGAACGCCTACGCACGCCCGCGCTTTCGCGAGACGTCGGGCCGCGCGTCGTGCCGCGCCCTGGCCAACACGTCGCCGCACATCGTCGAACTCGACGCGGAGGTGCAGGAACTGGTCGCCGCACTGATGGCGTCGGACCCGCGCTACCTGAGCGAAGGCTTCATCGTCACCGAGAACGGACGGTATGCCGGCCTCGGGCGGGCCGATCAGCTCTTGCGTGCGGTGACCGAACTGCGTGTGGAAGCGGCGCGCCATGCCAACCCGCTCACCTTCCTGCCCGGCAACATCCCGATCAGCATCCACATCGAGCAACTGCTGATCGACAACATCCCGTTCGTCGCCTGCTACGGCGACCTGAACAACTTCAAGGCCTTCAACGACCACTACGGCTACTGGCGCGGCGACGAGATGATCCGGCTGCTGGCCCGCATCGCGGTGCGCAACGCCGATCCGACGCGCGACTTCGTCGGCCACATCGGCGGCGACGACTTCCTGGTGCTATTCCAGAGCACCGACTGGAAGCAGCGCTGCCTGCGGATGATCGACCAGTTCGAAAGCGCGGCGATGCGCCTCTACGACGACAGCGAACTCGAGGCCGGCGGCATCGAGGGCGAAGACCGGCACGGCGTGCTGCGCTTCTTCGGCTTCACCACCCTGTCGGTCGGTGCGCTGCTGGTGGCGCCGGGGGATTTCGAGGACGCACAGGACGTGGCGAACGCGGCCGCCCTGGCCAAGCACGAAGCCAAGCTGGGCGCCACCGGGCTGACCATCCGCGAGGCGGGCGGGCCGGTCGTGTGA
- a CDS encoding chemotaxis protein CheW, with protein MREAFSAARSFPPAMQGASVLPSACLAFRLAGMACGIDMRQVQELRGYGAVASLSRPAVQRRRWLELRGAMVPHLDLRRALGLPAADLAHSAVVVVAAIDARLACFTADGVLGVRRSDMAHAPRRDDAYSLEIRTQEGDALRLLDLDRILEAEALTACSTRPDDDWAPACAETA; from the coding sequence ATGAGAGAAGCCTTTTCCGCCGCGCGATCGTTTCCCCCCGCGATGCAGGGGGCCTCGGTCCTGCCTTCGGCGTGCCTGGCGTTCCGGCTGGCCGGCATGGCCTGCGGCATCGACATGCGGCAGGTGCAGGAGTTGCGCGGGTATGGGGCGGTAGCCAGCCTGAGCCGACCGGCAGTGCAGCGGCGGCGTTGGCTCGAGTTACGTGGGGCGATGGTTCCCCACCTGGATCTGCGCCGTGCGCTTGGGCTGCCGGCCGCCGACCTCGCGCATTCGGCCGTGGTGGTGGTGGCGGCGATCGATGCACGGCTGGCGTGCTTCACCGCCGATGGTGTCCTGGGCGTGCGCCGCAGCGACATGGCGCATGCCCCGCGGCGGGACGATGCCTACAGCCTGGAGATCCGTACACAAGAAGGTGACGCGCTGCGACTGCTGGATCTCGACCGGATCCTGGAAGCCGAAGCGCTCACGGCCTGCTCGACGCGACCGGACGACGACTGGGCGCCGGCCTGTGCCGAAACAGCCTGA
- a CDS encoding LysR family transcriptional regulator: MKLQQLRYLVAVASEGSIRAAARALCLTQATVTQGLRELEGHAQVQLFQRHSSGALLTAAGQELLDHAQRALSQIRQAEEAVARHRNGASPQRLSVGVTPWVAQTLIARVLPRFRAELPHMQLELFDGLSALAYPRLRAGTLDFMIGRIASDALMDGLHAQPLFSYEMTVVARTGHPAATARSIAELTDHDWVLNFTPGEAASFMHNLFGQHGVAAPNQRIHLAHSAMLMLTLVRQAGMLTFCPWPLVETSSMREGMVALPLRERFDTHEVGVVRRSNEPLSHAAQRFVALFMAEVRACVASDDPELKRVFYSVELMGEARAADDEPGPTAGLERRSDRILHVV; the protein is encoded by the coding sequence ATGAAGCTCCAGCAACTCCGCTATCTCGTCGCCGTCGCGTCCGAGGGCAGCATCCGCGCGGCCGCCCGCGCGTTGTGCCTCACGCAGGCGACCGTCACGCAGGGGCTGCGCGAGCTCGAAGGCCATGCGCAGGTCCAGCTCTTTCAGCGCCACAGCAGCGGTGCGCTGCTCACGGCGGCGGGGCAGGAGCTGCTGGACCATGCCCAACGCGCGCTCTCGCAGATCCGGCAGGCCGAGGAGGCCGTGGCGCGGCACCGCAACGGCGCCTCGCCGCAGCGGCTGTCGGTGGGTGTCACGCCGTGGGTGGCGCAGACGCTCATCGCGCGCGTGCTGCCGCGCTTTCGCGCCGAGCTGCCCCACATGCAGCTGGAGCTGTTCGACGGACTCTCAGCGCTGGCGTATCCGCGGCTGCGCGCGGGCACGCTCGACTTCATGATCGGACGGATCGCTTCCGATGCGCTGATGGACGGCCTGCATGCCCAGCCGCTGTTCAGCTACGAGATGACGGTGGTGGCGCGCACCGGTCACCCGGCAGCCACAGCGAGGTCCATCGCCGAGCTGACCGACCATGACTGGGTGCTCAACTTCACGCCGGGTGAAGCGGCCTCGTTCATGCACAACCTGTTCGGCCAGCATGGCGTGGCGGCGCCCAACCAGCGCATCCACCTCGCGCACTCCGCCATGCTCATGCTGACGCTGGTGCGACAGGCCGGCATGCTCACCTTCTGCCCGTGGCCGCTGGTCGAGACGAGCAGCATGCGTGAAGGCATGGTCGCGCTGCCGCTGCGGGAGCGCTTCGACACGCACGAGGTCGGCGTGGTCCGCCGCAGCAACGAGCCGCTCTCGCATGCCGCGCAACGCTTCGTCGCGCTGTTCATGGCGGAGGTCCGCGCCTGTGTTGCCTCCGACGACCCGGAGCTCAAGCGTGTGTTCTATTCGGTGGAATTGATGGGCGAGGCCCGAGCGGCCGACGACGAACCCGGGCCGACGGCAGGCCTCGAGCGCCGGTCGGACCGAATCCTGCACGTCGTCTGA
- a CDS encoding DUF3606 domain-containing protein, whose translation MADDRTQRGAADAARININEEHELRYWAKALNVPEAELREAVAKVGVMAKDVRAHLGLPEV comes from the coding sequence ATGGCAGACGACAGAACCCAGCGCGGCGCGGCTGACGCGGCCCGCATCAACATCAACGAAGAGCACGAGCTTCGCTACTGGGCGAAGGCGCTCAACGTCCCCGAGGCCGAGCTGCGCGAGGCCGTTGCCAAAGTCGGCGTGATGGCGAAGGACGTGCGCGCCCATCTCGGCTTGCCGGAGGTCTAA
- a CDS encoding M20 aminoacylase family protein yields MTVAAELDPPVRPAGTVLPEVSAIAADMVQLRRHIHAHPELAFEEFATGDLVAERLAEWGYEVHRGLGGTGVVGTLKRGTSTRRLGLRADMDALPIHETTQLPYASRHAGKMHACGHDGHTAILLAAARCIAQEGAFDGTLNLIFQPAEEGLGGGRRMVEEGLFEKFPCDAIFALHNMPGFPVGKFGFKAGPFMASSDTVLVTVSGRGGHGSAPHLSADPVVAAAHIIVALQTIVARNVDPRDMAVVSVGAIHGGDAPNVIPDEVKLRLTVRAYRPETRALLRERITQLVQSQATTLGVTAEVDYHWRYPALVNDAASTTFARQVALDWLGEDGLLGELEPLTGSEDFSFMLQHCPGSYLIVGNGEGEGHRTGGCMVHNPGYDFNDAILPTAASYWVQLVRRFLAPAA; encoded by the coding sequence ATGACCGTCGCTGCCGAACTCGATCCCCCCGTCCGCCCCGCAGGCACCGTGCTGCCCGAAGTGAGCGCCATCGCCGCCGACATGGTCCAGCTGCGCCGCCACATCCACGCGCACCCCGAACTGGCCTTCGAGGAATTCGCGACCGGCGACCTGGTCGCCGAGCGGCTGGCGGAATGGGGCTACGAGGTGCACCGCGGCCTCGGCGGTACCGGCGTGGTCGGCACGCTGAAGCGGGGCACCAGCACCCGCCGCCTGGGCCTGCGTGCCGACATGGATGCGCTGCCCATCCACGAGACGACCCAACTGCCTTACGCCAGCCGCCACGCCGGCAAGATGCACGCGTGCGGCCATGACGGCCACACCGCCATCCTGCTCGCCGCGGCGCGCTGCATCGCGCAGGAAGGCGCCTTCGATGGCACGCTGAACCTCATCTTCCAGCCGGCCGAGGAAGGCCTGGGCGGTGGGCGCCGCATGGTGGAAGAGGGCCTGTTCGAGAAATTCCCTTGCGACGCCATCTTCGCGTTGCACAACATGCCGGGCTTCCCGGTCGGCAAGTTCGGCTTCAAGGCCGGGCCCTTCATGGCATCGTCCGACACCGTGCTCGTCACCGTCTCGGGCCGCGGCGGCCACGGCTCCGCGCCGCACCTGTCGGCCGACCCGGTGGTGGCGGCGGCGCACATCATCGTGGCGCTGCAGACCATCGTCGCGCGCAACGTCGACCCGCGCGACATGGCAGTGGTGTCCGTCGGCGCCATCCACGGCGGCGATGCGCCCAACGTGATCCCCGACGAGGTGAAACTGCGCCTGACGGTACGCGCCTACCGCCCCGAGACCCGTGCGCTGCTGCGCGAGCGCATCACGCAGCTGGTGCAGTCGCAGGCCACCACGCTGGGCGTGACGGCCGAGGTGGACTACCACTGGCGCTACCCGGCGCTGGTCAACGACGCGGCCAGCACGACCTTCGCCCGGCAGGTCGCGCTCGACTGGCTCGGTGAAGACGGCCTGCTGGGCGAGCTTGAACCGCTCACCGGCAGCGAGGACTTCTCCTTCATGCTGCAGCACTGCCCCGGCAGCTACCTGATCGTGGGCAACGGCGAAGGCGAAGGCCATCGCACCGGCGGCTGCATGGTCCACAACCCGGGCTACGACTTCAACGACGCCATCCTGCCGACTGCCGCGAGCTATTGGGTGCAGCTGGTGCGCCGCTTTCTTGCACCGGCCGCCTGA
- a CDS encoding Bug family tripartite tricarboxylate transporter substrate binding protein — translation MTLRTALPARRRLLSTLALAMLPTAPAWSQGYPAKPIKMVVGYAPGGSVDMAARIAADVIAAQIGATVVVDNQSGAAGAVAAQRLVNSPADGYTLLTGSSNEMAATGQVNPAQKYDPLKDMTSIGLIATAPVLLVASPRTNVKSLAEFIELTRRNPGKFSYGSSGVGSTLHFAGELIKQRAGIFMTHIPYRSTSSLTTDLVGGTLDFAMISPTAAVPFIQGGRIVPLGVTSATRMASLPNVPALGENPQLKGYELSGWFALAGPVNLPPEVTQRLRTALATGLKDPAIRKRLEAGGSVPATGNEDLAKIMRDDVAKFAGLVKFANMKD, via the coding sequence ATGACCCTCCGCACCGCCCTCCCCGCGCGCCGCCGCCTGCTGTCCACCCTCGCGCTCGCCATGCTGCCGACCGCGCCGGCATGGTCGCAGGGCTACCCCGCCAAGCCGATCAAGATGGTGGTGGGCTATGCACCGGGTGGCTCGGTCGACATGGCCGCGCGCATCGCGGCCGACGTGATCGCCGCGCAGATCGGCGCCACCGTGGTGGTCGACAACCAGTCCGGCGCCGCCGGTGCAGTGGCAGCGCAGCGCCTCGTCAACAGCCCGGCCGACGGCTACACGCTGCTGACCGGCTCCAGCAACGAGATGGCTGCGACGGGCCAGGTCAACCCGGCGCAGAAGTACGACCCGCTCAAGGACATGACGTCCATCGGCCTCATCGCGACCGCGCCGGTGCTGCTGGTGGCGAGCCCGCGCACCAACGTGAAGTCGCTGGCCGAGTTCATCGAGCTGACTCGGCGCAACCCCGGCAAGTTCAGCTACGGCAGCTCGGGCGTGGGTTCGACGCTGCACTTCGCGGGCGAGCTCATCAAGCAGCGCGCGGGCATCTTCATGACGCACATCCCGTACCGCAGCACCTCGTCGCTCACGACCGACTTGGTGGGCGGCACGCTGGACTTCGCGATGATCTCGCCGACCGCCGCCGTGCCCTTCATCCAGGGCGGGCGCATCGTGCCGCTGGGCGTGACCTCGGCCACGCGCATGGCCAGCCTGCCCAACGTGCCCGCGCTGGGCGAGAACCCGCAGCTCAAGGGTTATGAGCTCTCGGGCTGGTTCGCGCTCGCCGGCCCGGTCAACCTGCCTCCCGAGGTGACGCAACGCCTGCGCACCGCGCTGGCCACGGGCCTGAAAGACCCGGCGATCCGCAAGCGCCTGGAAGCCGGCGGCTCGGTGCCGGCCACCGGCAACGAGGACCTCGCGAAGATCATGCGCGACGACGTCGCCAAGTTCGCCGGCCTGGTGAAGTTCGCGAACATGAAGGACTGA